One genomic window of Rhodothermaceae bacterium includes the following:
- a CDS encoding O-acetylhomoserine aminocarboxypropyltransferase/cysteine synthase, producing the protein MSQNGQSLHFETLQVHAGQEPDPATNARAVPIYATTSYVFNDTDHGANLFALKEFGNIYTRIMNPTNDVFEKRIAALEGGLAALATSSGQAAQFLALSTLAEAGDNIVSSSYLYGGTYNQFKVSLPRLGISVRFANGDNPRSIEALIDDRTKAIYLETIGNPKFNVPDFEAIAEVAKRKGVPLVVDNTFGAAGYLCRPIEHGADIIVASATKWIGGHGNTIGGLIVDAGTFPWDNGRFPSFTEPSPSYHGLSFWDVFGPQGVLGANLAFILRARVEGLRDIGPCQNPFGSFLLLQGLETLSLRVQRSCDNALELAKWLQGRPEVSWVSYPGLESHPYHSHAQRYLKNGFGPVLSFGVEGGLEAGQAFVNNAKLASHLANVGDAKTLVIHPASTTHQQLAREEQVSAGVTEDLIRVSVGIEHIDDIKADFAQALSSIGAEVAA; encoded by the coding sequence ATGTCACAGAACGGTCAATCTCTTCATTTCGAAACGCTTCAGGTTCACGCAGGGCAAGAACCGGATCCAGCAACAAATGCGCGTGCGGTTCCGATTTACGCCACAACCTCTTATGTCTTCAATGACACGGACCATGGAGCGAATCTTTTCGCACTCAAGGAGTTCGGGAACATCTACACACGGATTATGAATCCGACAAATGATGTTTTCGAAAAACGAATTGCTGCACTTGAGGGCGGTTTAGCAGCCCTGGCTACTTCCAGTGGGCAGGCAGCGCAGTTTCTTGCTCTGTCCACATTGGCAGAAGCCGGTGACAATATTGTTTCCTCCAGCTATCTCTATGGTGGGACGTATAACCAGTTCAAGGTTTCATTGCCCCGACTGGGAATCAGTGTAAGATTTGCAAACGGAGATAATCCCCGCTCCATTGAGGCACTGATTGATGATCGCACGAAGGCAATCTATCTTGAGACGATCGGTAACCCGAAGTTCAATGTGCCGGATTTCGAGGCAATCGCCGAAGTAGCCAAGCGAAAAGGTGTCCCACTGGTCGTAGATAATACATTTGGAGCGGCGGGTTATTTATGCCGTCCGATAGAGCATGGTGCTGATATTATCGTTGCCAGTGCAACCAAATGGATTGGTGGTCATGGCAATACGATTGGTGGACTCATTGTTGATGCGGGTACATTCCCCTGGGATAATGGACGATTCCCAAGCTTTACGGAGCCATCTCCATCCTATCATGGGCTCAGTTTCTGGGATGTTTTTGGTCCGCAAGGAGTGTTAGGTGCTAATCTAGCGTTCATCCTACGGGCACGTGTTGAAGGATTACGTGATATCGGTCCATGCCAGAATCCTTTCGGGTCATTTCTGCTACTTCAGGGTCTGGAAACACTGTCACTTCGTGTACAGCGCAGTTGCGACAATGCCTTGGAGTTAGCAAAATGGCTCCAGGGACGCCCAGAAGTTTCTTGGGTCAGCTACCCAGGATTGGAATCGCATCCGTATCACAGTCATGCACAACGGTATCTGAAAAATGGATTCGGCCCTGTGCTCTCATTTGGTGTTGAAGGTGGCCTGGAAGCCGGTCAGGCATTTGTAAATAATGCAAAGCTTGCGAGCCATCTGGCCAATGTGGGTGATGCCAAGACTCTGGTGATCCATCCTGCTTCAACTACCCATCAGCAGTTGGCACGTGAAGAACAGGTATCTGCAGGGGTTACCGAAGACTTAATTCGGGTTTCCGTGGGTATTGAGCACATTGATGACATCAAGGCTGATTTTGCTCAGGCGCTGAGCTCGATAGGCGCCGAAGTTGCAGCGTAG
- a CDS encoding SpoIIE family protein phosphatase: MRTVYIITFVYKCLRWAYTMIDTLYTPKSEEVIPLANHLSRQKIFDRYRQTTGAVARTHWQVIYLKSQGKIVRDIVDVTGYSEDFVRHIILRYNEAGADDFIVDKGFPDQAKSDYIRKSSELDTARQAQQEMLATRIPAHPELEIDAFLKTATELSGDYYDFSLSDDGVLTMAIGDATGHGTTAGMMVIATKALFKDSADDSDLLDLIRRMSKTIKRVNLRSTYMHITLARYHQGVLQLVGAGMPPLLMYQSKTQTVEDVVLKGMPLGSYTDFPYEQLEIPLDPGDSVFFMSDGLLDLQSPSGEMLQLDRVRKIFAEAGARSPSEIIAHIRKGGIAWRAGRPLKDDVTLLVLQRSAIDG, encoded by the coding sequence ATGCGTACCGTATACATCATTACTTTCGTGTATAAGTGCCTTCGCTGGGCCTATACAATGATTGATACACTATATACTCCTAAGTCAGAAGAGGTAATTCCTCTAGCGAATCACCTCTCTCGTCAGAAAATATTTGATCGTTACCGCCAGACCACAGGTGCCGTGGCACGGACTCACTGGCAGGTGATTTACCTGAAAAGCCAAGGTAAAATCGTCCGTGACATTGTCGATGTCACCGGATATAGCGAAGATTTTGTTCGGCACATCATCCTACGCTACAATGAGGCGGGGGCCGATGATTTTATTGTCGATAAAGGCTTCCCTGACCAAGCTAAATCTGATTATATCCGCAAATCCAGTGAGTTGGATACAGCACGTCAGGCACAGCAGGAAATGCTTGCCACGAGAATTCCTGCCCACCCGGAACTGGAAATTGATGCGTTCCTGAAAACTGCAACCGAGCTCAGTGGGGATTATTATGATTTCTCCCTCTCTGACGACGGGGTTCTGACCATGGCAATCGGTGATGCAACTGGCCACGGTACAACTGCAGGGATGATGGTGATTGCAACCAAGGCCCTTTTTAAGGACTCGGCAGATGACTCCGATCTTCTGGACCTTATCCGGCGCATGTCAAAAACCATCAAGCGTGTGAACCTTCGAAGTACCTATATGCACATCACACTGGCACGCTATCATCAAGGCGTACTTCAGCTTGTGGGTGCTGGTATGCCTCCACTCCTTATGTACCAATCCAAAACCCAGACCGTAGAGGACGTTGTTCTTAAAGGAATGCCCTTGGGCAGTTATACTGATTTTCCCTATGAACAATTAGAGATCCCCCTCGACCCTGGAGATTCAGTTTTCTTTATGAGTGATGGTCTCCTGGATCTACAGAGTCCGTCTGGTGAAATGCTGCAACTAGATCGAGTCAGAAAGATCTTCGCCGAGGCAGGCGCCCGCTCCCCAAGCGAAATCATCGCCCATATCCGAAAAGGAGGCATTGCCTGGCGTGCGGGGAGACCTCTGAAAGACGATGTAACGCTTCTTGTCCTCCAGCGATCAGCGATCGATGGATAA
- a CDS encoding glutamate synthase subunit beta, producing the protein MGKTTGFIEYQRELPAHRPVKERVKDWREVYTPFSERRLRRQAARCMDCGIPFCQSGCPLGNVIPDWNDLVYRGDWKAAYERLSATNNFPEFTGRICPAPCETACVLGIIDDPVTIERIEQEIIEYAFRSGWVKPEQPVRRTGKKVAVIGSGPAGLAAADQLNRAGHRVTVLERDDRIGGLLRYGIPDFKLEKWVLDRRLDVMKKSGIQFITRAEVGGSYACSRLREFDAIVVCTGATKPRNLPVRGRKFKGIHYAFDYLRQQNKLNEGDDLVRENIEYISAAGKDVIVIGGGDTGSDCVGTANRQGAKSITQFELLPTPPDTRPTHQPWPYYPMVLRTSSSHQEGADRHWSIMTKAFGGKNGQVKSLQTVRVELDGRKIIEHPETQKHWPADLVLLAIGYTGPETEGIAGPLGLKLDHRSNFKTGSDYQTNVPGIFAAGDARRGQSLVVWAISEGREAARHADAYMSGFIALPTKGAGDLPRR; encoded by the coding sequence ATGGGGAAGACGACAGGATTTATCGAATATCAGCGTGAGCTGCCTGCGCATCGTCCGGTCAAAGAGCGGGTGAAGGATTGGCGTGAAGTGTATACTCCATTCAGCGAGCGTCGGCTGCGGCGACAGGCTGCCCGCTGTATGGACTGCGGGATTCCATTCTGCCAATCAGGGTGTCCCTTGGGCAATGTCATTCCTGACTGGAATGATCTCGTCTATCGTGGTGATTGGAAGGCAGCCTATGAGCGGTTGAGTGCAACGAATAATTTTCCAGAGTTTACAGGGCGGATTTGTCCTGCACCTTGCGAGACCGCTTGTGTTTTGGGAATCATTGATGACCCGGTCACGATTGAGCGAATTGAGCAGGAGATTATTGAGTATGCATTCCGCTCGGGATGGGTAAAGCCTGAACAGCCGGTGCGAAGGACCGGAAAAAAAGTAGCGGTAATCGGGTCTGGCCCTGCCGGGCTGGCTGCTGCAGATCAGTTAAATCGTGCAGGGCACCGCGTAACGGTACTGGAGCGGGATGATCGGATCGGCGGTTTGTTACGGTATGGCATTCCAGATTTTAAGCTGGAAAAGTGGGTTCTTGACCGTCGTCTTGATGTGATGAAGAAAAGTGGAATTCAGTTCATCACTCGCGCAGAAGTAGGAGGATCGTATGCCTGCTCAAGGCTGCGTGAATTCGATGCGATTGTTGTATGTACAGGGGCTACAAAGCCGAGGAATCTTCCTGTTCGCGGTCGAAAATTTAAGGGAATCCACTACGCGTTTGACTACCTGCGTCAGCAGAACAAGCTCAACGAGGGAGATGATCTGGTACGGGAGAACATCGAATATATCAGCGCCGCAGGTAAAGATGTAATCGTGATTGGTGGAGGGGATACTGGAAGTGATTGTGTGGGTACTGCGAATCGGCAGGGCGCAAAGTCAATTACGCAATTTGAACTGCTACCGACACCTCCAGATACGCGACCGACACACCAACCCTGGCCCTATTATCCAATGGTCCTGCGGACCAGCTCCTCCCATCAAGAGGGGGCAGATCGCCATTGGAGTATTATGACGAAGGCATTTGGGGGAAAAAATGGCCAAGTAAAGAGTCTCCAAACAGTCCGTGTGGAACTTGATGGTCGAAAAATTATCGAACATCCAGAAACACAAAAGCATTGGCCCGCCGATCTTGTACTTCTCGCAATTGGGTACACCGGCCCGGAGACGGAGGGGATTGCAGGCCCGCTTGGGCTGAAATTGGACCACAGGAGCAATTTCAAGACGGGCAGCGATTATCAGACCAACGTGCCGGGTATTTTTGCGGCGGGTGATGCGCGACGCGGTCAATCTTTAGTGGTTTGGGCCATCAGTGAAGGTCGCGAGGCGGCCCGTCATGCAGATGCCTACATGTCTGGATTTATCGCTCTCCCAACAAAGGGAGCGGGAGACCTGCCACGCAGGTGA
- the folD gene encoding bifunctional methylenetetrahydrofolate dehydrogenase/methenyltetrahydrofolate cyclohydrolase FolD translates to MAILIDGKEIAADVRKEVRHEVATWTSEGHAPPYLAVVLVGNNPASASYVRGKIKASQNVGIAGDTLKFDENISEKALLEVIDDLNTSPHVSGILVQLPLPDHLDASRVISALNPNKDVDGLHTINAGRLATGLPGFVPCTPAGIVELLRRANIDIEGKHAVILGRSSLVGRPLGSLLLRKENNATVTICHSRTQNLPEVCRQSDILIAAIGRAHFVTAEMVKPGAAVIDVGINRIDDPTRARGYRLTGDVDFEAVSKIAGYITPVPGGVGPMTIAMLLKNTMTAARLLN, encoded by the coding sequence GTGGCCATACTCATTGATGGAAAAGAAATTGCAGCTGATGTACGCAAAGAAGTACGTCATGAAGTTGCTACGTGGACCTCAGAAGGACATGCTCCCCCCTACCTTGCAGTGGTGCTAGTTGGTAATAATCCTGCATCGGCTTCATATGTGCGAGGAAAAATAAAAGCGAGCCAGAACGTTGGCATTGCAGGTGATACGTTGAAGTTTGATGAGAATATCTCTGAAAAAGCTCTTCTTGAGGTCATCGATGATTTAAATACCAGCCCTCATGTGAGCGGCATCCTTGTGCAATTACCGCTCCCCGACCACCTTGACGCATCACGTGTGATTTCTGCATTAAATCCGAATAAAGATGTCGATGGTTTGCATACGATAAATGCTGGTCGATTGGCTACCGGCCTTCCAGGTTTTGTACCCTGTACACCAGCAGGAATTGTAGAACTATTGCGTCGGGCAAATATTGATATCGAAGGAAAGCATGCTGTCATTCTTGGGCGATCCAGCTTGGTTGGACGCCCACTTGGAAGCCTACTGCTGCGAAAAGAAAACAATGCAACCGTTACGATCTGCCATAGTCGGACCCAAAACCTGCCTGAAGTCTGTCGCCAATCGGACATTCTCATAGCCGCAATTGGTCGCGCCCACTTTGTAACTGCAGAGATGGTTAAGCCTGGAGCAGCCGTCATAGACGTAGGAATCAACCGCATAGATGACCCTACACGTGCCCGAGGGTATCGACTTACCGGTGATGTAGACTTTGAGGCCGTATCGAAAATTGCTGGTTATATTACCCCCGTCCCAGGTGGTGTGGGCCCAATGACCATAGCGATGCTCCTTAAAAACACAATGACTGCAGCAAGGCTACTCAACTGA
- the gltB gene encoding glutamate synthase large subunit, which produces MMKQQGLYDPAFEHDACGVGLYCRVDGTPSHNVVEKGLQILVDLDHRGACSCDETTGDGAGILVQLPHEFFAHEIPSLPEPDDYGIGMIFIPPQYQATCKSLMEDIVKAEGGRFIGWRRVPVRSGVIGPDAKMTEPEIWQCFIERSKKVTLDAFERKLYVLRKIFQRRVLQGQLGGCYIASMSARTMVYKGMLTPRQITEYYPDLNSARFKSALAMVHSRFSTNTFPEWSLAQPFRFMCHNGEINTLRGNINQMRAGEVMFRSDQFGGDTRNLVPVIREGGSDSMALDNALELLYHTGRSLPHAMMMLIPEAWERAEEMADEKRAFYQYHGNLMDPWDGPATIPFTDGRYAGALLDRNGLRPSRYTISKDGYVVLASETGVGEIAESNVLKKGRLKPGRMFLIDLEERRIIDDEEIKSRICSRAPYRIWLNNHQRTLDSLPPTEPKAMEGSLFSRQQMFGYTLEDLRLLVGPMGQSSKEPLGAMGNDTPLAVLSDRPRLLYDYFKQLFAQVTNPPLDAIREFMVTSLALNLGSSGNLFSESARHCAKLRLEQPILTESDLASVEAGVFGVQTINMCFQSGELSMALERLQEEAAEAISHGASLIVLSDREAGENQLPIPALLATGAVHHHLIKKGLRLRCGLIVDSGEPREVHHFAMLIGYGAEAICPYVALSSVRHMACKQELTDVSESEAEDRYIKAIGYGILKVMSKMGISTLQSYRGAQIFEAVGISSEVVEQYFCGTPSRIGGIGLDILVKEVEMRHERAFPRKQLTGVYHLDVGGQYQWRRGGERHAFSPTAIANVQEAARTNSHTSYKAFSDEINKGAANTLRGLLTFDYSKAKPVDLDEVMPWTEIVKSFKTGAMSNGSISGETHEALAIAMNAIGGKSNTGEGGEGPDRYGYDNPRRSRIKQVASGRFGVTIEYLESADEIQIKIAQGAKPGEGGQLPGKKVYPWIAKLRHSTPYVGLISPPPHHDIYSIEDLAQLIHDLKNANSNARISVKLVSEVGVGTVAAGVAKGKADVVLISGTDGGTGASPKTSIMHAGLPWELGLSETHQTLVNHGLRTRIIVECDGQMKTGRDVAFAALLGADEFGFATAPLVTLGCIMMRKCHLNTCPVGIATQDPELRKKFSGQPEHVVNYLHFVAEELREIMAKLGFRTLSEMCGRVDLLKPRRGIKHWKARHLDLSRILVHPEVPERLQEFAATEQDHGLEHALDHELIALAKPALEKRKPVVADIQIRNTNRTVGTMLSHALAQRFRENPLEDDTITFNCSGSAGQSFAAFACKGMTFNIQGDANDYFGKGLSGAKLMISPPPEATYEPHKNILIGNVAFYGATSGEAYIRGGAGERFCVRNSGVHAVVESVGDHGCEYMTGGRVVVLGETGRNFAAGMSGGIAYVIDATREFRNERCNVESVELLEMDQQESILELRTMIENHFRYTGSRAAQWVLENWETALADFVQVMPVEYRNALKRLAEEKESLAIAA; this is translated from the coding sequence ATGATGAAACAGCAAGGGTTATATGATCCTGCATTTGAGCACGATGCGTGTGGGGTTGGACTCTATTGTCGTGTGGATGGAACGCCTTCACACAACGTTGTAGAGAAGGGGCTCCAGATACTTGTGGATTTGGATCATCGGGGAGCATGCAGTTGTGATGAAACGACCGGAGACGGTGCCGGAATTCTTGTGCAGTTACCACATGAATTCTTTGCGCATGAAATCCCATCGTTGCCCGAGCCAGACGATTATGGGATAGGGATGATATTCATCCCCCCTCAATATCAAGCGACGTGCAAGTCGTTGATGGAGGATATTGTCAAAGCAGAAGGCGGCAGATTCATAGGCTGGAGACGAGTTCCTGTGAGATCAGGAGTGATTGGTCCAGATGCCAAGATGACGGAGCCTGAAATTTGGCAGTGTTTCATTGAGCGAAGCAAGAAAGTCACGCTCGACGCATTTGAACGTAAACTTTATGTGCTCCGGAAAATATTTCAGCGACGTGTTCTGCAGGGGCAGCTCGGTGGCTGTTACATCGCAAGTATGTCGGCCAGAACTATGGTTTACAAGGGAATGCTTACACCTAGACAGATTACGGAATATTACCCGGATTTGAATAGCGCTCGATTCAAGAGTGCGCTGGCCATGGTGCACTCGCGTTTTAGCACAAATACCTTTCCCGAATGGTCTCTCGCACAACCATTCCGCTTCATGTGCCACAACGGGGAAATTAATACACTTCGAGGCAACATCAATCAGATGCGTGCAGGAGAAGTCATGTTCAGGAGTGATCAATTTGGGGGCGATACCCGCAATCTTGTGCCGGTCATTCGTGAAGGGGGTAGTGATTCAATGGCCCTTGACAATGCACTGGAATTACTCTATCACACGGGCCGGTCCCTCCCGCATGCAATGATGATGCTCATCCCAGAGGCGTGGGAGCGGGCCGAGGAAATGGCAGATGAAAAACGGGCGTTTTATCAGTACCACGGCAATCTGATGGATCCCTGGGATGGTCCGGCGACGATTCCGTTTACCGATGGTCGATATGCAGGAGCATTGCTGGACCGGAATGGACTGCGCCCGTCCCGCTATACCATCAGCAAGGATGGTTATGTCGTTTTAGCATCCGAGACCGGGGTCGGCGAAATTGCTGAATCCAATGTGCTCAAGAAAGGTCGGCTCAAGCCTGGACGGATGTTTCTGATTGACCTGGAGGAGAGGCGTATTATTGATGATGAGGAGATTAAATCTCGCATTTGCTCGAGAGCCCCGTACCGTATTTGGTTGAATAACCATCAACGGACACTGGATTCTCTTCCGCCGACCGAGCCCAAAGCCATGGAAGGCTCACTGTTTTCCAGACAGCAGATGTTCGGATATACGCTGGAAGATTTACGCCTGTTAGTAGGTCCGATGGGGCAAAGCTCAAAAGAGCCCTTGGGGGCGATGGGCAATGACACGCCATTGGCGGTGCTTTCTGATCGGCCCCGATTACTCTACGACTACTTTAAGCAACTCTTCGCACAGGTTACGAACCCTCCGCTGGATGCGATTCGGGAGTTCATGGTCACATCGTTGGCACTGAATCTGGGGAGTAGTGGAAACCTCTTTAGTGAGAGTGCTCGGCATTGCGCGAAATTAAGGCTTGAACAGCCGATACTCACCGAATCAGATTTGGCATCCGTTGAAGCAGGGGTTTTTGGTGTTCAGACCATCAACATGTGTTTTCAGTCTGGTGAGCTTTCCATGGCATTGGAGCGACTTCAGGAAGAGGCTGCCGAGGCAATCAGTCATGGCGCCAGTCTGATCGTGCTGTCTGATCGGGAGGCAGGAGAAAATCAGCTTCCTATACCGGCTCTATTGGCTACAGGGGCAGTTCATCACCACTTGATCAAAAAAGGACTACGCCTTCGGTGCGGATTGATTGTAGACAGCGGCGAACCTCGTGAGGTGCATCATTTTGCCATGCTGATTGGGTATGGCGCGGAGGCAATTTGCCCGTATGTAGCATTATCCAGTGTACGGCACATGGCCTGTAAGCAGGAACTCACAGATGTTTCTGAATCCGAAGCCGAGGACAGATACATCAAAGCCATCGGATATGGAATTCTGAAGGTAATGTCCAAGATGGGAATTTCGACGCTGCAGAGTTACCGGGGGGCTCAGATCTTTGAGGCAGTTGGAATCAGCTCTGAAGTAGTGGAGCAATATTTTTGCGGCACGCCGTCGCGAATTGGGGGCATCGGCCTTGATATTCTTGTCAAGGAAGTAGAGATGCGCCATGAACGTGCGTTTCCACGCAAGCAATTAACCGGAGTTTATCATCTGGATGTCGGGGGGCAGTATCAATGGCGTCGAGGAGGAGAGCGGCATGCATTCAGTCCAACCGCAATTGCAAATGTCCAGGAGGCCGCACGGACCAACTCCCATACCTCCTATAAAGCCTTCTCGGACGAGATCAACAAAGGTGCTGCAAATACCCTCAGGGGGCTTTTGACCTTTGATTATTCAAAAGCCAAGCCTGTGGACTTAGACGAAGTGATGCCATGGACTGAGATCGTTAAATCATTCAAGACCGGTGCCATGTCCAACGGCTCTATCAGTGGCGAGACGCATGAGGCATTGGCGATTGCAATGAATGCCATTGGGGGTAAGAGTAATACCGGTGAAGGAGGTGAGGGACCGGATCGTTACGGATATGACAATCCTCGGAGAAGCCGGATTAAGCAGGTCGCTTCCGGTAGATTCGGGGTGACGATTGAGTATCTGGAAAGTGCTGACGAGATTCAAATCAAGATCGCCCAAGGGGCTAAGCCGGGAGAAGGGGGACAGCTTCCCGGCAAAAAGGTATATCCTTGGATTGCGAAGCTGAGACACTCCACGCCTTATGTCGGCCTGATCTCTCCCCCTCCGCATCACGATATTTACTCAATCGAGGATTTGGCACAATTGATTCATGACCTGAAGAATGCAAATTCAAATGCACGAATCAGTGTTAAGCTTGTCTCCGAAGTTGGCGTAGGAACCGTTGCAGCAGGGGTAGCCAAGGGGAAGGCAGATGTCGTACTCATTAGTGGAACAGATGGGGGAACGGGTGCTTCTCCAAAGACTTCGATCATGCACGCAGGTCTGCCTTGGGAGCTTGGGCTTTCGGAGACGCATCAAACGCTCGTGAACCATGGATTACGTACACGCATCATCGTGGAATGTGACGGGCAAATGAAGACGGGCAGAGATGTGGCATTCGCGGCACTGTTGGGCGCAGATGAGTTCGGTTTTGCAACGGCGCCGCTCGTAACACTTGGGTGCATCATGATGCGCAAATGCCATCTCAACACCTGCCCTGTAGGAATCGCCACACAGGATCCAGAGCTACGCAAAAAATTTTCCGGGCAACCCGAGCATGTCGTGAATTATTTGCACTTCGTGGCTGAAGAACTCCGTGAAATCATGGCAAAACTGGGGTTTCGGACACTCTCAGAAATGTGTGGGCGTGTGGATTTACTCAAGCCACGACGGGGGATCAAGCACTGGAAAGCCCGTCATTTAGATCTATCTCGAATCCTCGTACATCCTGAAGTGCCTGAGAGATTGCAAGAGTTCGCTGCTACGGAACAGGACCATGGCCTGGAACATGCACTCGATCATGAACTGATCGCGTTGGCCAAGCCTGCACTGGAGAAACGCAAACCCGTAGTTGCTGACATTCAAATTAGAAACACCAATCGTACCGTTGGTACTATGCTAAGCCATGCACTGGCACAGCGTTTTCGGGAAAATCCATTAGAAGACGACACGATCACGTTCAATTGCAGTGGTTCCGCAGGGCAGAGCTTCGCAGCTTTTGCCTGCAAAGGGATGACGTTTAATATCCAGGGAGATGCGAATGATTATTTCGGGAAAGGGCTCTCTGGTGCGAAACTAATGATTTCTCCACCACCAGAGGCGACCTATGAGCCTCACAAGAACATCCTTATCGGTAACGTTGCCTTTTACGGGGCTACCAGCGGGGAGGCATATATACGGGGAGGAGCAGGCGAGCGCTTTTGTGTAAGGAATAGCGGCGTTCATGCCGTGGTTGAGTCCGTTGGAGATCATGGCTGTGAATACATGACTGGAGGTCGTGTCGTTGTCCTTGGGGAAACGGGGCGAAATTTTGCCGCTGGAATGAGTGGGGGCATTGCTTACGTGATTGATGCTACACGGGAGTTCAGAAACGAGCGATGTAACGTGGAATCGGTTGAATTACTGGAAATGGATCAGCAGGAGAGCATCCTTGAATTGCGGACGATGATTGAGAATCATTTTCGGTATACGGGGAGCCGTGCAGCACAGTGGGTTTTGGAAAACTGGGAGACCGCCCTGGCCGATTTTGTACAGGTCATGCCTGTTGAGTACCGGAATGCACTGAAGCGCTTGGCTGAAGAGAAAGAATCCTTGGCGATTGCCGCATAA
- a CDS encoding mechanosensitive ion channel produces MQAVPGNTQVEETVQVADTTLSTIDSLQVDTTGDVSGTLPQVFKDAGTLVSEGRFSEAGNDIATQILIWVTDLAPKIAGALLVLVIFYTAYRVLYNLLRRILRRSNVVQPGLQTLVLQAFRLLSIVLIAITVLQTIGIDPAALIAGIGVAGIAFGFAARDTVENILSGVSILTDKAFRIGDTLIVNGTYCVVENITLRTTRLRTPKNEVLVIPNQQMANEQILNHTIGGVLRIEIPFSIAYKESPQEARRVILEITKHDTRLMEDPEPQVVVTNLNDSSVDLSLWVYVENPKEERQIIYHYTEAIKGALNKAGIEIPFPHIQLVQD; encoded by the coding sequence ATGCAGGCCGTACCGGGAAATACCCAAGTTGAGGAAACAGTACAGGTTGCTGACACCACCTTGAGTACCATTGACTCTCTGCAGGTAGATACCACCGGGGATGTAAGCGGGACACTCCCACAAGTTTTCAAGGACGCAGGCACTCTCGTTTCTGAAGGCCGATTCTCTGAAGCCGGAAATGACATCGCTACACAAATCCTAATTTGGGTGACAGATCTAGCGCCAAAAATAGCAGGCGCCTTGCTTGTACTGGTCATTTTCTATACGGCCTATCGAGTCCTGTACAATTTACTTCGCCGAATTCTGAGAAGAAGTAACGTAGTGCAGCCAGGCCTGCAAACGCTGGTACTGCAAGCATTCCGACTCCTTTCCATCGTTCTTATTGCCATCACCGTCTTGCAGACCATAGGGATTGATCCTGCTGCACTGATCGCTGGTATTGGGGTTGCAGGTATCGCGTTCGGTTTTGCAGCTCGAGATACCGTTGAAAATATTCTGTCGGGGGTTAGTATCCTGACCGATAAAGCCTTCCGAATTGGTGACACCCTGATCGTCAATGGCACCTACTGTGTGGTGGAAAATATTACGCTTCGCACAACGCGCCTGCGAACACCCAAGAATGAGGTCTTGGTCATACCCAACCAGCAAATGGCCAATGAGCAAATCCTGAATCACACCATTGGCGGTGTTCTTCGAATTGAAATCCCTTTCAGCATTGCTTACAAAGAGTCGCCGCAAGAAGCTCGTCGTGTCATTCTAGAAATCACAAAGCATGATACGCGCTTGATGGAAGACCCCGAGCCACAAGTCGTGGTGACCAACTTAAATGACAGCAGTGTAGATTTAAGTTTATGGGTGTACGTGGAGAATCCAAAAGAGGAACGCCAGATTATCTACCACTATACCGAAGCCATTAAAGGAGCATTGAA